Proteins encoded in a region of the Zunongwangia endophytica genome:
- a CDS encoding RagB/SusD family nutrient uptake outer membrane protein, with the protein MIQFLYNFRRLALGLVLLASISSCSDFLERPPEDNYSDNDFYYTNDQVNSRIAPLYYKPWWNMFSTSFWPMTETISGNMFNYTHLSFTQFTVTSSNPMLENTWGSLYSVVAQSNELINNLDDRVGGDVDQETIDIVKGEAYFLRAVAYFYLVRFWEEVPIIENTYDYIYSPQVPKNPEQDIYRFIESDLTMAIDLLPEKIRGADYASNKRVSVGSAKAVLAKVYLSQEKFAEAKNLSAEVINSGEFQLLDNYADLFLTENNNNEESIFAIQWTISTDYGSGNQSNIANSAGGYGLGNIGDWNVFGPSQDILDIYPGGDQREVENIMIPGYTYDNLYTSSGEQFTVPEDIDAASSGSAIKKYVVGGDDPYDNWGMTANNTYIMRYADLLMLYAEATMGGTGTTSDATALMYFNRIRERAGLVELPSITNETLLEERRREFAFEGEYWFDIKRLLSTNDAVEYLSSQNRGDQNFDQFYTATAEDLIYPIPANESASNPLLLEEAVPYDFED; encoded by the coding sequence ATGATACAATTTTTATATAACTTCCGTAGACTTGCTTTAGGCTTGGTTTTATTAGCTAGTATCTCTTCTTGTAGCGACTTTTTAGAGCGACCACCAGAAGATAATTATTCAGATAATGATTTTTATTATACTAACGATCAGGTAAATTCTCGAATTGCACCTTTATATTATAAGCCGTGGTGGAACATGTTTAGTACCTCTTTCTGGCCAATGACAGAAACAATTTCAGGGAATATGTTTAACTATACGCATTTATCCTTTACTCAGTTCACGGTAACATCGTCTAATCCCATGTTAGAAAACACGTGGGGTAGTTTATATTCTGTAGTCGCACAATCTAACGAACTTATCAATAATTTAGACGATCGGGTTGGTGGCGATGTAGATCAGGAAACCATAGATATTGTAAAAGGTGAAGCCTATTTTCTAAGAGCAGTGGCTTATTTCTATCTTGTTAGATTTTGGGAAGAAGTTCCGATAATAGAAAATACGTATGATTATATCTATAGCCCACAAGTTCCTAAGAATCCAGAACAAGATATTTACCGATTTATAGAAAGTGATTTAACTATGGCGATAGATTTGCTGCCTGAAAAAATTAGAGGTGCAGATTATGCCAGTAATAAGAGAGTTTCAGTTGGTTCTGCGAAGGCAGTACTTGCAAAAGTGTATTTATCTCAGGAGAAATTTGCTGAAGCTAAAAATTTATCAGCTGAGGTAATTAACTCTGGAGAATTTCAGCTTTTAGATAATTATGCCGACTTATTTTTAACTGAAAATAATAATAACGAAGAATCGATTTTCGCTATACAATGGACGATTTCGACAGATTATGGATCTGGTAACCAAAGTAATATTGCTAATTCTGCCGGTGGTTATGGCCTTGGTAATATAGGGGATTGGAATGTTTTTGGACCGTCGCAGGATATCCTGGATATTTACCCTGGCGGTGATCAACGAGAGGTAGAAAATATTATGATTCCCGGCTATACTTACGACAACCTTTATACTTCTTCGGGAGAACAGTTTACCGTTCCAGAAGATATTGATGCAGCATCATCTGGTTCTGCAATAAAAAAGTATGTGGTAGGCGGAGACGATCCTTATGATAACTGGGGAATGACGGCTAATAATACGTACATCATGCGATATGCAGATTTGCTTATGCTTTATGCGGAAGCTACTATGGGAGGAACAGGAACTACTTCAGATGCTACGGCACTCATGTATTTTAATAGAATAAGAGAAAGAGCTGGATTAGTGGAATTGCCTAGTATTACTAACGAAACATTATTGGAAGAACGTAGAAGAGAATTTGCTTTCGAAGGAGAATATTGGTTCGATATTAAGCGATTATTATCTACCAACGATGCAGTGGAATATTTAAGTTCTCAAAATAGAGGAGATCAAAACTTTGATCAATTTTACACGGCTACAGCAGAAGATTTAATTTATCCGATACCAGCAAACGAATCGGCGTCAAACCCATTACTGTTAGAAGAAGCAGTACCATATGATTTTGAGGATTAA
- a CDS encoding SusC/RagA family TonB-linked outer membrane protein — MKELKKGLWIPFLLLATLTVFGQQKTIEGTVRDSDNIPLPGVSVIEKGTNNGVITNFDGNYSIDVSEGATILFSYVGYNSKEFSVSGKSNIDLILEENIEGLGEVVLIGYGSQRKEQINSAVSVVDMENIRDQPQATVDQMLQGQAAGVTVTNDSGKPGAAVSVKIRGATSLTGSNEPLYIIDGIPVSGDARNTATSGRPIAGGNFAGDGETTVNPLASINPSDIESVTVLKDASATAIYGSRGANGVVLITTKSGKSEIGKITYDSYIAFRSQSKLLDVMNLRQYATQQNALADIYGLETRIEFQNPDLLGEGTDWQEKLFKTAATKNHQLSFSGRKKDFTYYLSGGYYDQEGTIEGSSLKRYTFRTNLDGNVRDWLRVGANLSTSVTDENLVFNSSSNGIINYSVLSAPDLAAYTGDGEFQVQENNDLNIFFNNPLGMALSIDTDLIRKSFLGNTYLEADIIDGLKYRLEFGANTEFSEFDKYTPKAEFLNTEEAVLNVRRQNWYSWNLKNLLTYNKSFGKHNLNVLLGHESSENVWSGVVSQGNGFVSDQIRALNVADVTTSTDYKGSAALLSFFGRVMYDFNNKYSISATYRADGSSKFAEGNRWGYFPGVSGSWRISSESFMDDLEFLSDLRFRAGYGETGNQNIGNYTYGSALSSFNSLDGVGFLVANLGNPDLKWESMKQTNFGLDMAFFSNRLQLTVERYNKASKDFLYTIPLPAYLTGDQGYEGGVNNPTVNVGEMENIGWDFSLKYNTAGDNDFSWNTSLIVSQYNNELTQINESLNLIQEIADLNYNDLTVTNSVIGKPIGQFYGLEADGLITAEELGNVGMYFGETPEVGDVRYVDINNDGNISEDDFTFIGNPHPDFTFGFTNNFEYKGITLSVFLQGSYGNDLLNLTRKYGTFNANLYINQLAEAGDFWTQENTDASLPRPQLADHDNNRLSSRFVEDGSYLRLQNVTLGYNLPTDAISQVNLSRLRIYVGAQNLYTLTDYSGYDPEVGSINQNSLLMGIDNGRYPSPVTYTMGLNLEF, encoded by the coding sequence ATGAAAGAATTAAAGAAAGGCTTGTGGATTCCTTTTTTACTATTGGCTACTTTAACTGTTTTTGGTCAGCAAAAGACCATAGAAGGTACGGTAAGAGATTCGGATAATATTCCGCTACCCGGTGTATCGGTAATAGAGAAAGGAACCAATAATGGTGTAATTACCAATTTTGACGGTAATTATAGTATTGATGTTAGTGAAGGAGCTACCATTTTATTTAGCTATGTGGGCTATAACTCTAAGGAATTTAGCGTTTCAGGTAAATCTAATATCGATTTAATATTAGAGGAAAATATTGAAGGCTTGGGAGAAGTAGTGCTTATAGGTTATGGATCTCAAAGAAAGGAACAGATTAATAGCGCGGTGTCGGTAGTCGATATGGAAAATATTAGAGACCAACCTCAGGCAACCGTAGATCAAATGTTACAAGGCCAGGCGGCCGGAGTTACCGTAACTAATGATTCAGGGAAACCGGGAGCGGCGGTTTCAGTAAAAATTAGAGGAGCAACATCTTTAACCGGAAGTAATGAGCCGTTGTATATTATAGATGGTATACCGGTTTCGGGAGATGCGCGTAATACTGCGACTAGTGGAAGACCAATAGCAGGAGGAAATTTTGCTGGTGATGGGGAAACTACAGTAAACCCATTGGCATCGATCAATCCTAGTGATATCGAGAGTGTAACTGTTCTAAAGGATGCCTCGGCTACTGCGATTTATGGTTCTCGCGGGGCTAATGGTGTTGTTTTAATTACTACAAAATCTGGTAAAAGTGAGATAGGGAAAATTACTTATGATTCTTATATCGCATTTAGATCACAATCTAAACTTTTGGATGTGATGAATCTTAGACAATATGCTACGCAGCAAAATGCATTAGCAGATATTTATGGACTAGAAACGAGAATAGAATTTCAAAATCCAGACTTACTAGGAGAGGGGACCGATTGGCAGGAAAAGTTATTTAAAACAGCCGCTACAAAAAATCATCAGTTATCATTTTCGGGAAGAAAGAAAGATTTTACGTATTACCTTTCAGGTGGTTACTACGATCAAGAAGGTACTATCGAAGGCTCTAGTTTAAAGCGCTATACGTTTAGAACAAATTTAGATGGTAATGTGAGAGATTGGTTGCGAGTAGGAGCTAATTTATCTACATCTGTAACTGATGAAAATTTGGTGTTTAACTCGAGTAGTAATGGTATTATAAATTACTCTGTACTGTCTGCTCCAGATTTAGCGGCGTATACTGGTGATGGAGAATTCCAGGTTCAGGAAAATAACGACTTAAATATCTTTTTCAACAATCCTTTAGGAATGGCATTGTCGATTGATACCGATCTTATCCGTAAAAGCTTTTTAGGGAATACCTATTTAGAAGCTGATATTATCGACGGTTTAAAGTATCGATTAGAGTTTGGTGCAAATACAGAATTTAGTGAATTCGACAAGTATACACCTAAAGCAGAATTTTTAAATACTGAAGAGGCTGTTCTTAATGTAAGAAGACAAAATTGGTATAGCTGGAACTTGAAGAATTTATTAACCTATAATAAGAGTTTCGGGAAACACAACCTGAATGTGTTATTAGGACACGAATCTTCAGAAAATGTATGGTCGGGAGTTGTTTCTCAAGGGAATGGCTTTGTAAGCGATCAAATTAGAGCATTAAATGTTGCAGATGTCACTACTTCTACAGATTATAAAGGGAGTGCTGCTTTACTTTCATTCTTTGGTCGTGTAATGTACGATTTCAATAATAAGTATAGTATTAGTGCGACCTATAGAGCTGATGGTTCTTCAAAATTTGCTGAAGGAAATAGATGGGGATACTTCCCAGGAGTTTCCGGATCCTGGAGAATATCTTCAGAATCTTTTATGGATGATCTAGAATTTTTAAGTGATCTAAGATTCCGTGCAGGTTATGGCGAAACTGGTAATCAAAATATCGGGAATTATACTTACGGTAGTGCACTATCTTCTTTTAATTCTTTAGACGGAGTTGGATTTTTAGTGGCTAATCTAGGTAACCCAGATTTAAAGTGGGAGTCTATGAAGCAAACCAACTTTGGTTTGGATATGGCATTTTTTTCGAATAGACTTCAGCTAACGGTAGAGCGTTATAATAAAGCTTCAAAGGACTTTTTATATACCATTCCGTTACCGGCTTATTTAACAGGTGATCAAGGTTACGAAGGTGGTGTTAACAATCCTACGGTTAATGTTGGTGAGATGGAAAATATTGGGTGGGATTTTTCTTTAAAGTATAACACAGCTGGCGATAATGATTTCTCTTGGAATACTTCTTTAATCGTATCTCAATATAATAATGAATTGACCCAGATAAACGAGAGTCTTAATTTGATTCAGGAAATTGCAGATTTAAATTACAATGATTTAACGGTAACCAATTCAGTAATAGGAAAGCCAATTGGTCAGTTCTATGGCCTAGAAGCTGATGGATTAATCACAGCAGAAGAACTTGGGAATGTAGGAATGTACTTTGGTGAAACCCCCGAAGTTGGCGATGTTAGATATGTGGATATTAACAATGATGGTAACATATCTGAGGATGATTTTACATTTATAGGAAATCCGCATCCAGACTTTACTTTTGGCTTTACTAATAATTTTGAATACAAGGGAATCACACTGTCTGTATTTTTACAAGGTTCTTACGGAAATGATCTACTTAACTTAACCAGAAAGTACGGAACTTTTAATGCAAATCTTTACATTAATCAGCTAGCAGAAGCAGGTGATTTTTGGACACAAGAAAATACTGATGCTAGTTTACCACGGCCTCAGTTAGCAGATCATGATAACAACCGATTGTCTTCACGTTTTGTAGAAGATGGTTCTTATCTAAGATTACAAAATGTAACGCTAGGGTACAATTTACCTACAGATGCGATCTCTCAAGTCAACTTATCTAGATTAAGAATTTATGTAGGTGCCCAAAACCTATATACGCTTACAGATTACAGTGGATATGATCCAGAGGTTGGATCGATAAATCAAAATTCATTACTAATGGGAATCGATAATGGTCGATATCCTTCACCGGTAACTTATACCATGGGACTAAATCTTGAATTCTAA
- a CDS encoding Eco57I restriction-modification methylase domain-containing protein has translation MALFQTSVLKKHLKAQDNLVISKAYKTFSRYFLDSKIQENIKSSKEEEYQGIFLTELFVNILGYTMKPNTNYNLVAEYKNQTNSRKADGAILKDEVALGVIELKGTNTKHLEGIRQQAFDYKANQKGCVYVITSNFEKLRFYINDATEFLEFNLFQLTQDQFALLYLCLQQDNLISGLPLKIKEASLVEEEQITKGFYKDYSIFKRELYRDLVRNNAKKLKNLRHSELVSETQQSDNEALQTEFDRLEKNVKLTLFKKSQKLIDRFLFIFFAEDRGLLPPNAILQIIEDWHQLKDLDVNQPLYERFKLYFKYLDTGRKGTDKKAEIFAYNGGLFKPDALLNLLEINDELLAKHTAKLSKYDFESQVDVNILGHIFENSLNEIESVNAEIEGDNFDKQKSKRKKDGVFYTPKYITKYIVENTVGKLCEEKKTELEFREEEYFEVKKGTHIATKKKLLATLDTYRDWLLQLTICDPACGSGAFLNQALEFLIAEHTYIDELKAKVLGGAIVFSDIENTILENNIYGVDINEESVEIAKLSLWLRTAQPRRKLNDLSNSIKCGNSLIDAKSVAGDKAFKWETEFPEVFAKGGFDVVIGNPPYGAEFNETNKKFIQKSYISYQYKFESYLYFYEKGITILKNSGLLSFITPELFLRLDKSLNIRKYLLNHSIPLEFKFCGEKVFEDVNVNSVIATFRKEDSTKNKYFKIIPLNQPKWYYEISRWKSEPLLIIDYQVSPLTIKITEKIFNKSKKLGSYGEAIQGLTPYDSYKGQSKEIIKSRAFHHPNKIDDSCGIWLDGKNIGRYYYVTGTEWLQYGDWLASPREPRFFEGARLLFREVPGSGRRIQCTYLEDRFYYGHSITPFKLDEKLDKNILYKLLAIVNSKMISWFASVKVSNFAKKTFPKLNPKDIKSLPISEEINLSKSNNLQIAAIEIIEKNKKIKVVVNKFQNYLLSQFPIEKLTKKLQNWHELDFGEFIKELNKAITKENRERRKNEQEEIPKLTKKAEFEWMELFEDNKKKAVELQTQINQLDHQIDQMVYELYGLTDEEIKIVEQS, from the coding sequence ATGGCATTATTTCAGACTTCCGTATTAAAAAAACATCTAAAAGCTCAAGATAATTTAGTAATTAGCAAAGCTTACAAAACCTTTAGTCGCTATTTTTTAGATTCTAAAATTCAGGAAAATATTAAAAGCTCTAAAGAAGAAGAATATCAGGGTATTTTTTTAACGGAGCTCTTTGTAAACATTCTAGGTTATACCATGAAGCCCAATACCAATTACAATTTGGTAGCCGAATATAAAAACCAAACCAACTCGCGCAAGGCTGATGGTGCTATTTTAAAAGATGAAGTAGCCTTAGGCGTTATCGAGCTAAAAGGAACCAACACCAAACACTTAGAAGGGATTCGGCAGCAAGCCTTTGATTATAAAGCCAACCAAAAGGGCTGTGTATATGTAATTACATCCAATTTCGAGAAACTTCGGTTTTATATTAACGATGCCACCGAGTTTTTAGAGTTCAATTTATTTCAATTAACGCAAGATCAGTTTGCACTGCTATATTTATGCCTTCAGCAGGATAATTTAATAAGCGGGTTACCCTTAAAAATTAAAGAAGCTTCTTTAGTTGAAGAAGAACAAATTACCAAAGGTTTTTATAAAGATTATTCTATTTTTAAACGCGAATTATACCGCGATTTAGTAAGGAATAATGCAAAGAAGTTGAAAAATTTGCGACATTCTGAATTGGTTTCGGAAACGCAGCAAAGCGATAATGAAGCTTTACAAACGGAATTTGATCGGTTAGAAAAAAATGTAAAACTCACATTATTTAAAAAATCGCAGAAATTAATCGATCGGTTTTTGTTTATCTTTTTTGCAGAAGATCGCGGATTGTTACCACCCAACGCCATTTTACAAATTATAGAGGATTGGCACCAATTAAAAGATCTCGATGTTAACCAACCACTATACGAGCGTTTTAAACTCTATTTTAAGTATTTAGACACCGGCCGAAAAGGCACCGATAAAAAAGCTGAAATTTTTGCCTATAATGGCGGACTTTTTAAACCGGATGCGCTACTAAATTTACTAGAAATTAACGATGAATTACTAGCAAAACACACCGCAAAATTATCGAAATACGATTTTGAAAGCCAAGTAGATGTAAACATTCTCGGGCATATTTTTGAAAATTCGCTCAACGAAATTGAAAGCGTAAATGCGGAAATTGAAGGCGATAATTTTGACAAACAAAAGAGTAAACGTAAAAAAGATGGGGTGTTTTACACGCCTAAATATATTACCAAATATATTGTAGAAAATACGGTAGGCAAGCTTTGCGAAGAAAAGAAAACCGAACTCGAATTTCGGGAAGAAGAGTATTTTGAAGTTAAAAAAGGAACCCACATTGCCACCAAAAAGAAATTACTCGCCACGCTAGATACGTATCGAGATTGGTTATTACAGCTAACTATTTGTGATCCTGCTTGTGGATCGGGAGCATTTTTAAACCAGGCGTTAGAGTTTCTCATTGCAGAACACACCTATATCGACGAGCTAAAAGCGAAAGTATTGGGCGGTGCTATTGTGTTTAGCGATATTGAAAATACCATTTTAGAGAACAATATTTATGGCGTAGATATTAACGAAGAAAGTGTAGAAATTGCCAAACTTTCCCTTTGGCTACGTACCGCACAACCCCGTAGAAAATTAAACGATTTAAGCAATAGTATAAAATGCGGAAACTCGCTAATAGACGCTAAAAGTGTTGCCGGCGATAAAGCTTTTAAATGGGAAACCGAATTTCCGGAAGTTTTTGCTAAGGGTGGTTTTGATGTGGTGATTGGGAATCCGCCTTATGGGGCTGAATTCAATGAAACAAATAAAAAATTTATCCAAAAAAGCTATATAAGCTATCAATATAAATTTGAAAGTTATTTATATTTTTATGAAAAAGGAATCACTATTTTAAAAAATTCTGGTTTACTCTCCTTTATAACTCCTGAATTATTTTTGAGATTAGATAAATCCTTAAATATCCGAAAATATTTATTAAACCATTCAATTCCTTTAGAATTCAAATTTTGTGGTGAAAAAGTGTTTGAAGATGTAAACGTAAATAGCGTAATTGCTACATTTAGAAAAGAAGATTCCACTAAAAATAAATACTTTAAAATAATACCACTTAATCAACCCAAATGGTATTATGAAATATCTAGATGGAAGTCAGAACCGCTATTAATAATTGATTACCAAGTAAGTCCCTTAACTATAAAAATAACTGAAAAAATTTTCAATAAATCTAAAAAACTGGGGAGTTATGGAGAAGCTATTCAAGGATTAACACCTTATGATAGTTATAAAGGACAATCCAAGGAAATCATAAAATCTAGAGCTTTTCATCATCCCAATAAAATAGATGATTCTTGCGGTATTTGGTTAGATGGAAAAAATATCGGAAGATACTATTATGTTACAGGAACAGAATGGCTTCAATACGGTGATTGGTTAGCTTCGCCAAGAGAACCGAGATTCTTTGAAGGTGCTCGATTACTATTTAGAGAGGTTCCTGGATCAGGAAGACGTATTCAATGCACTTATTTAGAAGATAGATTTTATTATGGGCATAGCATTACTCCATTTAAATTGGATGAAAAACTTGACAAAAATATTTTATATAAGTTGTTAGCTATTGTTAACTCAAAAATGATCAGTTGGTTTGCTTCTGTAAAAGTTTCAAACTTTGCAAAAAAAACATTCCCAAAGCTAAATCCTAAAGATATAAAGAGTTTGCCTATAAGTGAAGAGATTAATCTTTCTAAAAGCAATAATCTTCAGATTGCTGCAATTGAAATTATAGAAAAAAATAAGAAAATCAAGGTGGTTGTAAATAAATTCCAAAACTACTTATTATCGCAATTTCCGATAGAAAAACTCACTAAAAAACTCCAAAACTGGCATGAGCTAGATTTTGGGGAGTTTATTAAAGAACTCAATAAAGCCATTACTAAGGAAAATCGAGAACGCCGTAAAAACGAGCAAGAAGAAATCCCAAAACTCACCAAAAAAGCGGAGTTTGAGTGGATGGAACTTTTTGAAGACAACAAGAAAAAAGCGGTAGAGTTGCAAACGCAAATCAATCAGCTCGACCACCAAATCGACCAAATGGTGTACGAATTATACGGCCTAACCGATGAAGAAATAAAAATCGTTGAACAATCTTAA
- a CDS encoding SGNH/GDSL hydrolase family protein has product MKLKHLIYLGILTISAGAFAQQQQYKKLMSQDWANLKWYREANQQVKMEGKPVTAVFMGNSITHGWYDKHPEFFKENNYIGRGIGGQTTPQMLIRFTPDVIDLKPKVVVILAGTNDVAGNTGRSSVKMITDNIKAMAQLAKANNIKVVLSSILPVDDYPWRPGLEPVSKIAEVNNWLKDYAKENGHIFLDYFPALANEQQGMKKEYAADGVHPTSAGYDVMEPMVKKAIDKALKE; this is encoded by the coding sequence ATGAAACTCAAACATTTAATCTATTTAGGCATTTTAACCATCAGTGCCGGGGCTTTTGCTCAGCAACAGCAATACAAAAAACTTATGAGCCAGGATTGGGCAAATTTAAAATGGTATCGTGAAGCCAACCAGCAAGTAAAAATGGAAGGCAAACCGGTTACTGCTGTTTTTATGGGCAACTCGATCACGCATGGTTGGTACGACAAGCACCCAGAGTTTTTTAAAGAAAATAATTATATAGGGCGTGGGATTGGCGGACAAACCACACCACAAATGCTTATAAGATTTACTCCAGATGTGATCGATCTTAAGCCTAAAGTAGTGGTGATTTTAGCGGGTACAAATGATGTTGCGGGAAATACGGGACGTTCTTCAGTAAAGATGATTACCGATAATATTAAAGCCATGGCACAACTAGCCAAAGCCAATAATATAAAAGTGGTTTTAAGTTCTATTTTACCGGTAGATGATTATCCTTGGCGACCAGGATTGGAACCCGTTTCTAAAATCGCTGAAGTAAACAACTGGCTAAAAGACTATGCTAAGGAAAACGGCCATATCTTTCTGGACTATTTCCCTGCCCTAGCGAATGAGCAACAAGGAATGAAAAAAGAATACGCTGCAGATGGCGTGCATCCAACTTCAGCAGGATACGATGTGATGGAACCTATGGTTAAAAAGGCTATCGATAAGGCGCTGAAGGAGTAA